The proteins below are encoded in one region of Halocatena salina:
- a CDS encoding nucleoside phosphorylase: protein MSEQKQPHLLVGPDETADIALVPGDPGRVDRIAEQCDSAETIAENREYKLVNAVYEGRDLTICSTGIGAPSATVAVEELSAVGVETFIRVGTTGALQSDIEIGDMIVASAAAKDEGTTKRYESSTIPAVADFEVLSALVDAANRNDETVHVGPIATDDAFYAETDEYVKAWEAAGLLSVEMEAAAIFTLARRKGLRAGAICTVDGNLVRGTQKGETDAEELPEKARDNVGRAIELSLSAAAEL, encoded by the coding sequence ATGAGCGAACAAAAGCAGCCACATCTGCTCGTCGGGCCGGACGAGACAGCAGACATCGCACTCGTGCCGGGCGATCCCGGACGGGTCGATCGCATCGCTGAACAGTGTGACAGCGCAGAAACGATCGCCGAAAACCGCGAATACAAGCTCGTCAACGCCGTGTATGAGGGTCGTGATCTCACCATCTGCTCGACTGGCATCGGTGCCCCATCCGCAACGGTCGCAGTCGAAGAACTCTCTGCCGTCGGCGTCGAGACGTTCATCCGTGTCGGAACCACCGGCGCGTTGCAGTCCGATATCGAGATCGGCGACATGATCGTCGCATCAGCCGCAGCCAAAGACGAAGGCACTACGAAGCGCTATGAATCGTCGACGATTCCGGCAGTGGCGGATTTCGAGGTGTTGTCGGCACTGGTCGATGCGGCAAACCGAAACGATGAGACCGTTCACGTCGGACCGATCGCTACCGACGACGCGTTCTACGCCGAAACTGACGAATACGTGAAGGCGTGGGAGGCAGCGGGACTACTCTCCGTGGAGATGGAAGCGGCGGCGATCTTCACCCTCGCCCGTCGGAAGGGACTACGAGCGGGCGCGATCTGTACCGTCGATGGAAATCTCGTCCGCGGCACCCAGAAAGGCGAGACCGATGCCGAGGAGCTTCCGGAGAAAGCACGCGACAACGTTGGCCGCGCGATCGAGCTGTCGTTGTCCGCGGCAGCAGAGCTGTGA
- a CDS encoding carbohydrate kinase family protein, with translation MRVICAGHANWDVTLHVGHLPTADSEARIYERHSGGGGSAANTAVALAQLGVSTGIIGSVGADANGRSARSELRERGVDTTELQIVEGQTAVKYLVVAPDGEAFVLGTDGVNEAVDLDDVSEAYIGAADHLHLTGQDPETAGKLAEIATQAGVSVSFDPGRRCTGRTYDRTLEVADIVFLNRRESEMIDSPEECIVVRKHGEGGADAHTPNGTAHHPGYDIDAVDTTGAGDAFAAGFIYAYLSGSDAGYHRPLTVGNACGAIAARSSGTRPELSWDAIESVRESATGSNQ, from the coding sequence ATGCGCGTTATCTGTGCCGGACACGCCAACTGGGATGTCACACTCCACGTCGGGCACCTTCCGACAGCAGACAGCGAGGCACGAATTTACGAGCGCCACAGTGGAGGAGGGGGGAGCGCAGCGAACACGGCTGTAGCGCTCGCACAACTGGGTGTCTCGACCGGGATCATTGGAAGCGTCGGAGCCGACGCCAACGGTCGATCAGCTCGTTCTGAGCTACGGGAACGTGGCGTGGACACTACGGAGCTACAGATCGTAGAGGGACAAACGGCCGTGAAATACCTCGTCGTCGCTCCCGACGGGGAGGCGTTCGTTCTTGGCACCGACGGCGTGAACGAAGCTGTCGATCTCGACGACGTTTCCGAAGCGTACATCGGAGCCGCCGACCACCTCCATCTAACTGGCCAGGACCCCGAGACTGCTGGTAAACTGGCTGAGATCGCCACACAAGCCGGCGTCAGTGTGAGCTTCGATCCCGGGCGGCGGTGCACTGGGCGGACGTACGACCGGACGCTCGAGGTTGCTGACATCGTCTTTCTGAATCGCCGCGAATCCGAGATGATCGACAGCCCCGAAGAATGTATCGTGGTCAGAAAACACGGAGAAGGGGGAGCGGACGCACACACGCCAAACGGAACGGCCCACCATCCGGGGTACGACATCGATGCGGTCGATACGACAGGAGCCGGTGATGCCTTCGCCGCGGGCTTCATCTACGCTTATCTCTCCGGGTCCGACGCAGGATACCACCGGCCGCTCACCGTCGGCAACGCGTGTGGGGCGATCGCTGCCCGATCGAGTGGCACCCGCCCGGAACTATCATGGGATGCGATCGAATCGGTTCGGGAGTCGGCCACCGGATCGAATCAGTGA